A single Calypte anna isolate BGI_N300 chromosome 5A, bCalAnn1_v1.p, whole genome shotgun sequence DNA region contains:
- the CCDC198 gene encoding LOW QUALITY PROTEIN: uncharacterized protein CCDC198 (The sequence of the model RefSeq protein was modified relative to this genomic sequence to represent the inferred CDS: inserted 4 bases in 2 codons; deleted 1 base in 1 codon) has protein sequence MCPREDLSALAVPHQVPGVPGQPNLHAPASEEWGNPTFHQQLPPLRETWYGRASTGPLSFNPVLEKGEISIIKQHPPRRPQRLEPAGPPQAITPAKPWNQQAGAASPKMKAVEMRGQSLRYLPGRRQHLHKLQMLDLTRRRREAELKRNLHREAKINIEKIKEFSPKNGLDTLQKGNSPESQDLIPAEQNQSFHGDNHGMEDSPGTNDEAELSPGRSSKVDLWFXQEPRTKGSVWDTSSTDSEEWEKXEKKIYHKHPLVRTKTERVSLFNDFLDRDF, from the exons ATGTGCCCCAGGGAGGACCTGTCTGCTCTGGCAGTCCCACACCAAGTCCCTGGTGTGCCAGGACAGCCCAACCTGCACGCTCCAGCCTCAGAGGAGTGGGGAAACCCTACTTTTCACCAGCAACTTCCACCTCTCCGGGAGACCTGGTATGGCAGAGCCTCTACAG GCCCCCTTTCTTTCAACCCTGTgctggaaaagggagaaatCAGCATCATTAAACAGCACCCACCACGAAGACCTCAA AGGCTTGAACCTGCTGGCCCTCCACAAGCAATCACTCCTGCAAAGCCCTGGAATCAGCAAGCAGGGGCTGCAAGCCCAAAGATGAAG GCTGTGGAGATGAGGGGGCAAAGCCTGAGATACCTccctggcaggaggcagcac TTGCACAAGCTGCAGATGCTGGACTTGACCCGCAGGCGCCGGGAG gcagagctgaagagaAATCTCCATAGGGAGGCAAAAATCAATATAGAAAAAATCAAGGAATTCAGCCCAAAGAACGGCCTTGACACTCTCCAGAAAGGCAACAGCCCTGAAAGCCAAGACCTCATCCCTGCTGAGCAGAATCAGAGTTTTCATGGAGACAACCATG GGATGGAAGACTCTCCAGGCACCAACGATGAGGCTGAACTCtctccaggcaggagcagcaaggTTGATCTGTGGTT TCAGGAGCCAAGGACCAAGGGATCTGTTTGGGACACCTCCAGCACAGACTCTGAGGagtgggaaaa ggagaagaagatTTATCACAAACATCCACTTGTGAGGACCAAGACAGAGAGAGTTTCTCTCTTCAATGACTTCTTGGATAGGGATTTCTAG